In Sphaeramia orbicularis chromosome 14, fSphaOr1.1, whole genome shotgun sequence, the following are encoded in one genomic region:
- the kif4 gene encoding kinesin family member 4 isoform X1: MTGEDDKVIPVRVALRCRPLVAKEVNEGCQCCLTFVPGEPQVIVGTEKAFTYDYVFDPTAEQEEVFSTAVSSLLCGIFKGYHATVLAYGQTGSGKTFSMGGAYTSAQEDDPSVGVIPRVIRRIFEEREKKTDCEFCMAVSYLEIYNEEILDLLCTSKDKPAISIREDPKEGIKIVGLTERHVSSAQEMVGCLELGNSARTVGSTAMNAASSRSHAIFTITLEQRRGADRVDSVVSKLHLVDLAGSERQKKTKAEGDRLKEGININRGLLALGNVISALGDESKKNTFVPYRDSKLTRLLQDSLGGNSHTLMIACVSPADSNMEETINTLRYADRARKIKNKPIVNIDPRVAEMSRLKKQVQELQVMLLHARGGVAPVLSGAESAENVTKLLDRNRALQDENNKLSRELSEAAGQTALMFEKIIMSEQTNERLQSKLEQLRHHQACTVDLEKLLVALEDQELKDNIEVMKNLQDLILELKNESAGIAASIDSMTGEEDVQDESGNGSKNEADESTSDSTALAGKHSPEAFTAHHALRQAQLSKELIELNKVLSLKEAFVKKMCQNDSQLEPMQSEHQKNIQDLQAAVDSLQKEKVELVLALQSAKKDTNQAKLSEQRRKRLQELEGQLGDMKKKLLDQSKLLKLKESSVQKVSKLMQEIQAMKTQRTQLMRQMRDDSEKFRLWKSKKDREVIQLKEKDRKRQYELLKLERDFQKQANVLRRKTEEAAAANKRLKDALQKRSEVAEKRKDFQNRGTEGAAARTKAWLLNEVELMVSTEEARRHLNDLLDDRKVLAQEINHLKQQIEAGDRPAAKIRRRTLLISELETQGALETPLTKQVENLEGEMGLRNAQIADLQQKVLVADSDRRWKQRIDGITSIVEAKCALKVLISELVDAKIVSAKLDSEVKQEKANIQDLKKTLADERNVMSTMDMEHQQQLVELEERHQEKVLYLLKQLQNKTICLDSDETSSTNEETSKEKELLQRLQVQEEEIEKLHERNQTLMEQNEQYKQKFALLHLASGKKILAPTLSKEQTPDDSFDYVPPKPKGKRFTTAKAPLNMTINVDELMSPSEDEIEEEGDEWCPQKPERGRRASRKTKTNGCACKGRCSNKLCRCRKGKLTCGENCQCDHEKCRNMDDKVSAKDLSQTDDVSRDSLQDPPSASPENATFFKPPTCTPTKKVLKEIGDMGHVTADVNMPEEEDDDEEEGERATVSFLKKKKRILTSFQNSFFSGCTPVREES, translated from the exons GATACCATGCCACAGTTCTTGCCTATGGTCAGACAGGATCGGGTAAGACCTTCTCCATGGGGGGAGCATACACTTCAGCTCAAGAAGATGACCCTTCTGTTGGAGTTATTCCACGGGTTATCAGAAGAATCTTTgaggagagggagaagaagacAGACTGTGAATTCTGCATGGCAGTGTCTTATCTGGAG ATCTACAATGAAGAGATATTGGACTTGTTGTGTACGTCTAAAGACAAACCAGCCATCAGCATTCGTGAAGACCCCAAAGAGGGGATTAAG ATTGTGGGTTTAACTGAGCGACACGTGTCCTCTGCTCAGGAGATGGTGGGCTGTCTTGAACTGGGAAACTCTGCTCGTACTGTGGGCTCTACAGCTATGAATGCTGCTTCATCACGCTCACATGCTATCTTTACCATCACACTGGAGCAGCGCAGGGGGGCAGATAG agttgACTCAGTTGTTTCAAAATTGCACCTTGTGGATCTGGCTGGTTCAGAGAGGCAAAAGAAAACCAAAGCAGAAGGAGATCGCTTAAAGGAAG GCATCAACATCAATCGAGGCCTTTTGGCTTTGGGTAATGTGATCAGTGCCTTGGGTGATGAAAGCAAGAAAAATACCTTTGTTCCTTACAGGGATTCGAAGCTCACTCGCCTACTTCAAG ATTCTCTGGGAGGAAATAGTCACACTTTGATGATTGCTTGCGTCAGTCCTGCAGACTCAAACATGGAGGAGACCATTAATACACTGCGATACGCCGACAGAGCTCGCAAGATTAAAAACAAACCTATTGTCAACATTGACCCCAGAGTGGCAGAAATGAGCCGTCTGAAGAAACAG GTTCAAGAGCTGCAAGTGATGCTACTTCATGCCCGTGGAGGAGTGGCGCCAGTTCTTTCCGG GGCAGAGTCAGCTGAGAATGTGACGAAGCTCTTGGATAGGAATCGCGCTCTGCAGGACGAGAACAATAAGCTGAGCAGAGAGCTGAGTGAAGCAGCTGGACAAACCGCCCTCATGTTTGAGAAGATCATTATG TCAGAACAAACAAATGAGAGGCTGCAAAGCAAACTGGAGCAACTGCGACACCATCAAGC ATGCACTGTGGATCTTGAGAAGCTGCtggtggctctggaggaccaggagttGAAGGATAACATAGAGGTGATGAAAAACCTGCAAGACCTCATTTTGGAGCTCAAG AATGAAAGCGCAGGCATTGCTGCATCCATTGATTCTATGACTGGAGAAGAGGACGTACAGGATGAGTCTGGGAATGGCAGCAAGAATGAAGCAGATGAGTCGACATCA GATTCCACTGCCTTAGCTGGTAAGcactcaccagaggcctttacagCCCATCATGCACTGCGTCAGGCCCAACTCTCTAAGGAACTGATTGAGCTCAACAAAGTGTTGAGTTTAAAGGAAGCTTTTGTGAAGAAAATGTGCCAGAATGACAGCCAGCTGGAGCCCATGCAGTCTGAACACCAG AAAAACATCCAGGATCTACAGGCAGCAGTGGATTCTTTGCAAAAGGAGAAAGTGGAGCTCGTTTTGGCACTCCAATCTGCCAAGAAAGACACCAACCAGGCAAA ACTCAGTGAGCAGCGGAGGAAGAGGTTACAGGAGCTTGAGGGTCAGCTTGGTGACATGAAGAAGAAGCTTCTTGATCAGTCTAAACTTCTGAAACTAAAAGAATCCTCTGTTCAGAAAGTGAGCAAGCTCATGCAGGAGATACAG GCTATGAAGACACAGCGTACACAGCTGATGAGGCAGATGAGAGACGACTCTGAGAAATTCAGACTCTGGAAGAGCAAGAAAGACAGAGAAGTGATTCAGCTTAAGGAGAAG GATCGCAAACGTCAGTATGAGCTGCTGAAACTTGAGAGGGATTTCCAGAAACAGGCCAATGTCTTGCGTCGGAAAACTGAGGAG GCTGCAGCTGCAAATAAGCGGTTGAAAGATGCCCTCCAGAAGAGAAGTGAGGTGGCAGAGAAACGCAAAGATTTTCAGAATAGAGGAACAGAGGGAGCTGCTGCAAGAACAAAG GCTTGGCTTTTGAATGAAGTCGAGTTAATGGTGAGCACAGAGGAGGCCCGGCGCCATTTGAATGATCTGCTGGATGACAGGAAGGTCTTGGCTCAGGAGATCAACCATCTCAAACAGCAGATTGAGGCTGGGGACCGCCCCGCTGCTAAAATACGG cGTCGGACATTGCTCATCTCTGAGCTGGAGACGCAGGGGGCTCTGGAAACCCCTCTGACCAAACAGGTGGAGAACCTGGAGGGGGAAATGGGCCTCAG GAATGCTCAGATCGCTGACCTCCAGCAGAAGGTTCTTGTCGCAGACAGTGATAGACGTTGGAAGCAGCGCATAGATGGCATCACAAGCATTGTAGAGGCAAAGTGTGCCCTGAAGGTCCTCATATCTGAG CTGGTAGATGCTAAAATAGTGAGCGCAAAGCTGGACAGTGAAGTCAAACAGGAGAAAGCAAATATACAAGATTTAAAGAAGACGCTGGCTGATGAGAGAAATGTGATGTCCACCATGGACATGGAGCACCAGCAGCAGTTAGTTGAGCTAGAGGAGAGGCATCAGGAGAAG gtGCTTTATCTCCTTAAGCAGCTACAGAACAAAACCATATGTCTTGATTCAGATGAAACAAGTTCAACAAATGAAGAGACTTCGAAAGAGAAGGAGCTTCTGCAGCGCCTCCAAGTACAG GAAGAAGAAATTGAAAAGCTTCATGAACGGAACCAGACATTGATGGAGCAGAATGAACAATACAAACAG AAATttgcacttctccatctggctaGCGGAAAGAAAATCCTTGCGCCTACACTGAGTAAAGAACAGACTCCAGACGACTCTTTTGATTATGTCCCCCCAAAG CCTAAAGGAAAGCGCTTTACCACAGCTAAAGCACCGCTGAACATGACCATCAATGTCGACGAGCTGATGTCTCCCAGTGAGGATGAGATCGAGGAGGAGGGGGATGAGTGGTGTCCTCAGAAGCCCGAGAGGGGACGCAGAGCTTCAAGGAAAACTAAAACAAACGGG TGCGCATGTAAAGGTCGCTGCAGCAACAAGCTGTGCAGATGCCGCAAAGGAAAGTTGACATGCGGGGAGAACTGCCAGTGTGATCACGAGAAATGTCGAAATATGGACGACAAAGTGTCTGCTAAG GATTTAAGTCAAACAGATGATGTGTCAAGGGACTCCCTACAGGATCCTCCATCTGCAAGCCCTGAAAATGCCACTTTTTTCAAGCCGCCGACCTGTACACCCACCAAGAAG GTGCTCAAAGAAATCGGCGACATGGGACACGTCACAGCAGACGTGAACATGCCAGAGGAAGAGgacgatgatgaagaggagggcgAGAGGGCAACTGTCAGCTTCctcaaaaagaagaaaaggatcCTGACGAGTTTTCAGAACAGTTTTTTCTCCGGATGCACTCCTGTTAGGGAAGAATCATAA
- the kif4 gene encoding kinesin family member 4 isoform X2 — protein MVGCLELGNSARTVGSTAMNAASSRSHAIFTITLEQRRGADRVDSVVSKLHLVDLAGSERQKKTKAEGDRLKEGININRGLLALGNVISALGDESKKNTFVPYRDSKLTRLLQDSLGGNSHTLMIACVSPADSNMEETINTLRYADRARKIKNKPIVNIDPRVAEMSRLKKQVQELQVMLLHARGGVAPVLSGAESAENVTKLLDRNRALQDENNKLSRELSEAAGQTALMFEKIIMSEQTNERLQSKLEQLRHHQACTVDLEKLLVALEDQELKDNIEVMKNLQDLILELKNESAGIAASIDSMTGEEDVQDESGNGSKNEADESTSDSTALAGKHSPEAFTAHHALRQAQLSKELIELNKVLSLKEAFVKKMCQNDSQLEPMQSEHQKNIQDLQAAVDSLQKEKVELVLALQSAKKDTNQAKLSEQRRKRLQELEGQLGDMKKKLLDQSKLLKLKESSVQKVSKLMQEIQAMKTQRTQLMRQMRDDSEKFRLWKSKKDREVIQLKEKDRKRQYELLKLERDFQKQANVLRRKTEEAAAANKRLKDALQKRSEVAEKRKDFQNRGTEGAAARTKAWLLNEVELMVSTEEARRHLNDLLDDRKVLAQEINHLKQQIEAGDRPAAKIRRRTLLISELETQGALETPLTKQVENLEGEMGLRNAQIADLQQKVLVADSDRRWKQRIDGITSIVEAKCALKVLISELVDAKIVSAKLDSEVKQEKANIQDLKKTLADERNVMSTMDMEHQQQLVELEERHQEKVLYLLKQLQNKTICLDSDETSSTNEETSKEKELLQRLQVQEEEIEKLHERNQTLMEQNEQYKQKFALLHLASGKKILAPTLSKEQTPDDSFDYVPPKPKGKRFTTAKAPLNMTINVDELMSPSEDEIEEEGDEWCPQKPERGRRASRKTKTNGCACKGRCSNKLCRCRKGKLTCGENCQCDHEKCRNMDDKVSAKDLSQTDDVSRDSLQDPPSASPENATFFKPPTCTPTKKVLKEIGDMGHVTADVNMPEEEDDDEEEGERATVSFLKKKKRILTSFQNSFFSGCTPVREES, from the exons ATGGTGGGCTGTCTTGAACTGGGAAACTCTGCTCGTACTGTGGGCTCTACAGCTATGAATGCTGCTTCATCACGCTCACATGCTATCTTTACCATCACACTGGAGCAGCGCAGGGGGGCAGATAG agttgACTCAGTTGTTTCAAAATTGCACCTTGTGGATCTGGCTGGTTCAGAGAGGCAAAAGAAAACCAAAGCAGAAGGAGATCGCTTAAAGGAAG GCATCAACATCAATCGAGGCCTTTTGGCTTTGGGTAATGTGATCAGTGCCTTGGGTGATGAAAGCAAGAAAAATACCTTTGTTCCTTACAGGGATTCGAAGCTCACTCGCCTACTTCAAG ATTCTCTGGGAGGAAATAGTCACACTTTGATGATTGCTTGCGTCAGTCCTGCAGACTCAAACATGGAGGAGACCATTAATACACTGCGATACGCCGACAGAGCTCGCAAGATTAAAAACAAACCTATTGTCAACATTGACCCCAGAGTGGCAGAAATGAGCCGTCTGAAGAAACAG GTTCAAGAGCTGCAAGTGATGCTACTTCATGCCCGTGGAGGAGTGGCGCCAGTTCTTTCCGG GGCAGAGTCAGCTGAGAATGTGACGAAGCTCTTGGATAGGAATCGCGCTCTGCAGGACGAGAACAATAAGCTGAGCAGAGAGCTGAGTGAAGCAGCTGGACAAACCGCCCTCATGTTTGAGAAGATCATTATG TCAGAACAAACAAATGAGAGGCTGCAAAGCAAACTGGAGCAACTGCGACACCATCAAGC ATGCACTGTGGATCTTGAGAAGCTGCtggtggctctggaggaccaggagttGAAGGATAACATAGAGGTGATGAAAAACCTGCAAGACCTCATTTTGGAGCTCAAG AATGAAAGCGCAGGCATTGCTGCATCCATTGATTCTATGACTGGAGAAGAGGACGTACAGGATGAGTCTGGGAATGGCAGCAAGAATGAAGCAGATGAGTCGACATCA GATTCCACTGCCTTAGCTGGTAAGcactcaccagaggcctttacagCCCATCATGCACTGCGTCAGGCCCAACTCTCTAAGGAACTGATTGAGCTCAACAAAGTGTTGAGTTTAAAGGAAGCTTTTGTGAAGAAAATGTGCCAGAATGACAGCCAGCTGGAGCCCATGCAGTCTGAACACCAG AAAAACATCCAGGATCTACAGGCAGCAGTGGATTCTTTGCAAAAGGAGAAAGTGGAGCTCGTTTTGGCACTCCAATCTGCCAAGAAAGACACCAACCAGGCAAA ACTCAGTGAGCAGCGGAGGAAGAGGTTACAGGAGCTTGAGGGTCAGCTTGGTGACATGAAGAAGAAGCTTCTTGATCAGTCTAAACTTCTGAAACTAAAAGAATCCTCTGTTCAGAAAGTGAGCAAGCTCATGCAGGAGATACAG GCTATGAAGACACAGCGTACACAGCTGATGAGGCAGATGAGAGACGACTCTGAGAAATTCAGACTCTGGAAGAGCAAGAAAGACAGAGAAGTGATTCAGCTTAAGGAGAAG GATCGCAAACGTCAGTATGAGCTGCTGAAACTTGAGAGGGATTTCCAGAAACAGGCCAATGTCTTGCGTCGGAAAACTGAGGAG GCTGCAGCTGCAAATAAGCGGTTGAAAGATGCCCTCCAGAAGAGAAGTGAGGTGGCAGAGAAACGCAAAGATTTTCAGAATAGAGGAACAGAGGGAGCTGCTGCAAGAACAAAG GCTTGGCTTTTGAATGAAGTCGAGTTAATGGTGAGCACAGAGGAGGCCCGGCGCCATTTGAATGATCTGCTGGATGACAGGAAGGTCTTGGCTCAGGAGATCAACCATCTCAAACAGCAGATTGAGGCTGGGGACCGCCCCGCTGCTAAAATACGG cGTCGGACATTGCTCATCTCTGAGCTGGAGACGCAGGGGGCTCTGGAAACCCCTCTGACCAAACAGGTGGAGAACCTGGAGGGGGAAATGGGCCTCAG GAATGCTCAGATCGCTGACCTCCAGCAGAAGGTTCTTGTCGCAGACAGTGATAGACGTTGGAAGCAGCGCATAGATGGCATCACAAGCATTGTAGAGGCAAAGTGTGCCCTGAAGGTCCTCATATCTGAG CTGGTAGATGCTAAAATAGTGAGCGCAAAGCTGGACAGTGAAGTCAAACAGGAGAAAGCAAATATACAAGATTTAAAGAAGACGCTGGCTGATGAGAGAAATGTGATGTCCACCATGGACATGGAGCACCAGCAGCAGTTAGTTGAGCTAGAGGAGAGGCATCAGGAGAAG gtGCTTTATCTCCTTAAGCAGCTACAGAACAAAACCATATGTCTTGATTCAGATGAAACAAGTTCAACAAATGAAGAGACTTCGAAAGAGAAGGAGCTTCTGCAGCGCCTCCAAGTACAG GAAGAAGAAATTGAAAAGCTTCATGAACGGAACCAGACATTGATGGAGCAGAATGAACAATACAAACAG AAATttgcacttctccatctggctaGCGGAAAGAAAATCCTTGCGCCTACACTGAGTAAAGAACAGACTCCAGACGACTCTTTTGATTATGTCCCCCCAAAG CCTAAAGGAAAGCGCTTTACCACAGCTAAAGCACCGCTGAACATGACCATCAATGTCGACGAGCTGATGTCTCCCAGTGAGGATGAGATCGAGGAGGAGGGGGATGAGTGGTGTCCTCAGAAGCCCGAGAGGGGACGCAGAGCTTCAAGGAAAACTAAAACAAACGGG TGCGCATGTAAAGGTCGCTGCAGCAACAAGCTGTGCAGATGCCGCAAAGGAAAGTTGACATGCGGGGAGAACTGCCAGTGTGATCACGAGAAATGTCGAAATATGGACGACAAAGTGTCTGCTAAG GATTTAAGTCAAACAGATGATGTGTCAAGGGACTCCCTACAGGATCCTCCATCTGCAAGCCCTGAAAATGCCACTTTTTTCAAGCCGCCGACCTGTACACCCACCAAGAAG GTGCTCAAAGAAATCGGCGACATGGGACACGTCACAGCAGACGTGAACATGCCAGAGGAAGAGgacgatgatgaagaggagggcgAGAGGGCAACTGTCAGCTTCctcaaaaagaagaaaaggatcCTGACGAGTTTTCAGAACAGTTTTTTCTCCGGATGCACTCCTGTTAGGGAAGAATCATAA